The following are encoded in a window of Acetobacteroides hydrogenigenes genomic DNA:
- a CDS encoding N-acetylmuramoyl-L-alanine amidase family protein: METTLKTKQKSNITLMLCVKNRAFFTRHLVLLLVCVFAIGLYSHKGYGQSSNRTSLTKVVIDAGHGGKDPGAKGKNALEKDVTLAVALKLGKLISENHSDVKVVYTRDSDVFIPLDVRSSIANKSNANLFISIHANSNRSTVPYGAETYVMGLHKSADNFDVAATENSAIIMEDNYNSKYEGFNPKSVESYIIFSMMQSKFLDQSLFFAQLVQNQLTNVASRADRGVKQAGFLVLWKTAMPSVLVELGFISNSKDEQYMLTETGQNELAEGIYRSFRTYKANYEMKNYVELPPRESASPKKDSTTAFVARNAVSETSLVAKRDSIEKLPVVFRVQIAGSKGVPLTKSQKRSLGEDAEEFLVNGVYKYCIGSFNNLTEANVYLKKVKRTHRDAFVVAFEGGSLITIKEALLKM; this comes from the coding sequence ATGGAAACGACCCTCAAAACTAAACAAAAATCAAATATTACTCTAATGCTTTGTGTAAAGAATAGAGCATTTTTTACCAGACATTTAGTCTTGTTGTTGGTATGTGTATTTGCCATAGGACTTTATAGTCATAAAGGGTATGGGCAAAGCAGCAATCGTACTTCGCTAACAAAAGTTGTTATAGATGCTGGTCATGGAGGAAAAGATCCAGGCGCAAAAGGGAAAAATGCGTTGGAAAAGGATGTAACTTTAGCTGTAGCGCTAAAGTTAGGTAAGTTAATTTCCGAAAATCATAGCGATGTAAAAGTGGTCTATACGCGTGATTCGGACGTGTTCATTCCTCTTGACGTTCGAAGTAGTATTGCAAACAAGAGCAATGCGAATTTGTTTATTTCTATACATGCAAACTCGAATAGGAGTACAGTTCCTTACGGTGCCGAAACCTACGTAATGGGATTACATAAAAGTGCCGATAACTTTGATGTTGCTGCTACCGAAAACTCCGCCATAATAATGGAGGATAACTACAATTCGAAGTATGAAGGTTTTAATCCAAAATCTGTAGAATCCTACATCATCTTTTCTATGATGCAGAGCAAATTTTTAGATCAAAGCTTGTTTTTTGCTCAGCTAGTCCAGAACCAGTTAACTAACGTGGCCAGTAGGGCAGATAGAGGTGTAAAACAGGCTGGTTTCCTTGTGCTTTGGAAAACCGCCATGCCTAGCGTATTGGTTGAACTAGGCTTCATATCCAATTCCAAAGATGAACAGTACATGCTTACAGAAACAGGCCAGAACGAGCTTGCTGAGGGGATATACCGCTCCTTTAGAACCTATAAGGCAAACTATGAGATGAAAAACTACGTAGAACTTCCTCCTAGGGAGTCAGCCTCTCCCAAAAAGGATTCCACGACGGCTTTTGTTGCAAGGAATGCTGTTTCAGAAACATCTTTAGTAGCTAAAAGAGATTCGATAGAAAAATTACCTGTCGTTTTTAGAGTTCAAATAGCGGGTTCAAAGGGTGTTCCTTTGACGAAATCTCAAAAAAGGAGCTTGGGGGAAGATGCTGAAGAGTTTCTTGTTAATGGGGTTTACAAGTATTGCATAGGCTCATTTAACAATCTGACTGAAGCGAATGTTTATTTGAAAAAGGTAAAGAGAACCCATCGAGATGCTTTTGTAGTTGCGTTTGAAGGCGGTAGTCTTATAACGATTAAAGAAGCTTTGCTTAAAATGTAG
- a CDS encoding RidA family protein, with translation MKRIINTENAPKAVGPYSQAVEANGTLYISGQLPIDPATAAFVEGGVKEQTAQALKNIGAILEAAGYNYNDVVKSTVLLNDMNDFAAMNEVYASVYTQDQPARVAYQVAKLPMGALVEIETIAVK, from the coding sequence ATGAAAAGAATCATCAACACCGAGAACGCTCCTAAGGCAGTAGGCCCATACAGCCAAGCGGTTGAAGCAAACGGAACGCTATACATATCTGGCCAGCTTCCTATCGATCCTGCAACGGCAGCGTTTGTTGAAGGTGGCGTAAAGGAGCAAACCGCCCAAGCGCTCAAGAACATCGGCGCTATCCTAGAGGCTGCCGGATATAACTACAACGATGTGGTAAAATCGACCGTTCTGCTGAACGACATGAACGATTTCGCCGCCATGAACGAGGTTTACGCATCGGTGTACACCCAGGATCAACCTGCAAGAGTTGCCTACCAAGTGGCAAAGCTGCCAATGGGCGCCCTTGTCGAAATTGAAACGATTGCTGTAAAGTAG
- a CDS encoding redox-sensing transcriptional repressor Rex — protein MKLPEKTIERLSEYRRTLFNCLSNGKTHIYSHELANLHSNTAVQVRRDLMLIGFSSMTKKGYDVKELIDLISRILDSKDGQNVAVLGMGNLGKAITTYFNGKRSKLNIKATFDVDPEKIGTFQSGVMCYSINEFEEVVKRENITIAVITASPNAAPVLAGIIEKAGIKGVLSFTSTPINFSDNIYYEGYDMITSLEKVAYFVKERSLKKKSN, from the coding sequence ATGAAGTTGCCAGAAAAAACCATTGAAAGGCTTAGTGAATATCGACGTACACTTTTTAATTGCCTCTCTAATGGCAAAACGCATATATACTCGCACGAGTTGGCTAATTTGCATAGCAATACAGCCGTTCAGGTTCGTCGCGATTTGATGCTGATTGGCTTCTCTAGTATGACAAAAAAAGGGTATGATGTTAAAGAACTAATTGATCTTATCTCGCGTATCCTCGATAGTAAGGATGGACAAAATGTGGCAGTTCTTGGAATGGGTAATTTGGGGAAAGCTATAACAACTTACTTCAATGGTAAACGTTCGAAGCTTAACATTAAGGCTACTTTCGATGTCGATCCCGAGAAGATAGGGACCTTTCAATCGGGGGTGATGTGCTACAGCATTAACGAATTTGAGGAGGTGGTTAAGCGCGAGAATATTACCATTGCAGTAATTACAGCATCGCCCAATGCAGCACCTGTTCTTGCTGGAATAATTGAAAAGGCGGGTATAAAAGGCGTGCTGAGCTTTACCTCTACGCCCATCAACTTTTCCGATAACATATACTACGAGGGATACGATATGATTACCTCGCTGGAAAAGGTGGCCTACTTTGTTAAGGAACGATCGCTAAAGAAGAAGTCAAACTAG
- the hydG gene encoding [FeFe] hydrogenase H-cluster radical SAM maturase HydG, which produces MKFTPEQYRIADEKSRSFIDPDEIWSFINSAEPTPERVRAIIQKSLNKQRLSLADTAVLVQTTDPVLVEEIKEGARELKRRVYGNRMVLFAPLYLGNLCQNNCQYCGFRSTNKEQKRVTLTQEQIVKEVEALESVGQKRLVLSLGEHKSYDAEFLAQCVRTVYSVKKGNGEIRRVNLNAAPLDHAGFKLVHEAGIGTFQIFQETYHPETYLRYHLSGPKRDFDWRLTAFDRAQDVGLDDNGFGVLFGLYDWRYEVLALIRHTNHLEACYNVGPHTISFPRIKDASAMNVSPEYMVNDEDFVKLIAILRLAVPYTGLILTAREPSSIRKAALEFGVSQLDGGTKLEIGSYAEEEHPDNQDLKREQFKINDDRSLAEVVDDLLDNKYIPSFCTACYRRGRTGEHFMEFSVPGFIKRFCTPNAVLTLAEYIVDYASPATAEKGWRLIDETIAELDGDKFKDELVTRLEKIKQGERDLYF; this is translated from the coding sequence ATGAAATTTACCCCAGAGCAATACCGTATTGCAGACGAAAAATCGAGATCGTTTATTGATCCCGACGAGATATGGAGCTTCATCAATAGCGCTGAGCCAACGCCAGAGCGGGTTCGTGCCATTATTCAGAAATCGCTCAACAAGCAACGCCTATCGCTTGCCGATACCGCCGTGCTCGTTCAAACCACCGATCCGGTGCTGGTAGAGGAGATCAAGGAAGGTGCCCGCGAGCTTAAGCGCCGCGTTTACGGTAACCGTATGGTGCTTTTTGCGCCTCTTTACCTGGGCAACCTCTGCCAGAACAACTGCCAGTACTGCGGTTTCCGATCGACCAACAAGGAGCAGAAGCGCGTTACGCTAACCCAGGAGCAGATCGTTAAGGAGGTTGAGGCGCTCGAAAGCGTAGGGCAGAAGCGCCTTGTGCTTTCGCTAGGCGAGCATAAGAGCTACGATGCCGAGTTCTTGGCCCAATGCGTACGCACCGTTTACTCGGTGAAAAAGGGTAACGGCGAGATCCGTCGCGTTAACCTGAATGCTGCACCGCTCGACCACGCAGGCTTTAAGCTGGTTCACGAGGCAGGTATTGGAACCTTCCAGATATTCCAGGAGACCTACCATCCCGAAACCTACCTACGCTACCATTTATCGGGACCTAAGCGCGACTTCGATTGGCGCTTAACGGCGTTCGACCGTGCGCAGGATGTGGGCTTGGACGATAACGGCTTTGGCGTGCTCTTTGGCCTATACGACTGGCGCTACGAGGTGCTGGCGCTTATCCGTCATACCAACCACCTAGAGGCGTGCTACAACGTAGGCCCACATACCATATCGTTCCCCCGTATTAAGGACGCATCGGCTATGAACGTGTCGCCCGAGTATATGGTGAACGACGAAGATTTTGTGAAGCTGATTGCCATTCTTCGCTTGGCGGTACCCTATACCGGCCTAATCCTAACGGCGCGCGAGCCATCGTCCATCCGCAAGGCGGCCCTCGAGTTTGGCGTATCGCAGCTCGACGGCGGCACAAAGCTTGAGATTGGCAGCTACGCCGAGGAGGAGCATCCCGACAACCAGGATCTCAAGCGCGAGCAGTTTAAGATTAACGACGACCGTAGCCTTGCCGAGGTAGTCGACGATCTGCTCGACAATAAGTATATCCCCTCGTTCTGTACCGCCTGCTACCGCAGGGGTAGGACCGGGGAGCACTTCATGGAGTTTTCGGTTCCCGGCTTCATCAAGCGGTTCTGTACGCCTAATGCGGTGCTCACGCTGGCCGAGTATATCGTAGATTACGCATCGCCGGCTACGGCAGAGAAGGGATGGCGCCTCATCGACGAGACCATCGCCGAGCTCGATGGCGACAAGTTTAAGGACGAGCTGGTAACCCGCCTCGAAAAGATAAAGCAGGGCGAACGCGACCTGTACTTCTAG
- a CDS encoding SpoIIE family protein phosphatase has translation MNNFPFFIEVACSQKSHFEERICGDVFLSKKTEGKQRVVAALSDGMGHGVKANILATLTSTMALSLTEEHKNPNSIAHIIMKTLPICSQRQISYSTFTIVDIDLNKDVSIIEFDNPQTLILRGKEIFEPEWHCIVTEGERRKINKEILTCNFDPQKEDRIVFWSDGITQSGIGSDDYPTGWGIKNAIKFVHKIVSSEPQISAQKLASKLVNMAAVNDEGLLKDDTSCVVIYFRTPRKLLVCSGPPFNPENDSILASKIKEFEGKKAICGATTADIVSREFRLPIVDNITSNDHELPPTSSMRGVDLITEGILTLSKTFLLLDRYSDKSPLSNGPADELAKLILDSDEITFIVGTRINEANQDPRLPVELEMRRSLIKRIKDLLEQKYLKEVDVEFI, from the coding sequence ATGAACAACTTTCCTTTCTTCATAGAAGTAGCATGCAGCCAAAAATCGCACTTTGAAGAGCGTATTTGCGGCGATGTGTTTCTCTCAAAAAAAACAGAAGGCAAACAACGTGTTGTAGCAGCACTCTCGGATGGTATGGGACATGGGGTAAAAGCAAACATCTTAGCAACCCTAACCTCTACAATGGCGCTAAGCCTTACCGAAGAGCATAAAAACCCCAACTCCATTGCCCACATAATAATGAAAACGCTGCCCATTTGCAGCCAGCGGCAGATCAGCTACTCAACCTTTACCATTGTAGACATTGATCTTAACAAAGATGTATCAATAATTGAATTCGACAACCCACAAACCCTAATTCTAAGAGGAAAAGAAATATTTGAGCCAGAATGGCACTGTATTGTCACCGAAGGCGAACGCCGAAAAATCAACAAAGAAATACTAACCTGCAACTTCGACCCGCAGAAAGAAGATCGAATCGTATTCTGGTCGGATGGGATAACCCAAAGCGGCATAGGCTCTGACGACTACCCCACAGGCTGGGGAATTAAGAATGCCATAAAGTTCGTGCATAAAATAGTCTCATCAGAGCCTCAAATATCAGCCCAAAAGTTAGCCTCAAAGTTGGTCAACATGGCAGCCGTAAACGACGAGGGTTTGCTTAAAGACGACACATCATGCGTGGTTATTTACTTTAGAACGCCTAGGAAACTGCTGGTTTGCTCAGGGCCACCTTTTAACCCCGAAAACGACTCAATATTAGCCAGCAAAATCAAAGAGTTTGAAGGAAAAAAGGCAATATGTGGAGCAACAACTGCCGATATTGTATCGCGCGAGTTCCGACTACCCATTGTTGACAACATCACCTCCAATGACCATGAGCTACCACCAACATCGTCTATGCGGGGGGTTGATTTAATTACGGAAGGAATACTCACGCTTAGCAAAACATTCCTCCTTCTCGACAGGTACAGCGACAAATCCCCCCTTAGCAACGGACCAGCCGACGAACTTGCCAAGCTAATACTTGATAGCGACGAAATAACCTTCATTGTTGGTACGCGAATTAACGAAGCAAACCAAGACCCCAGACTTCCGGTTGAACTTGAGATGAGACGCTCGCTGATTAAGCGAATTAAGGATCTACTCGAGCAAAAATACCTAAAGGAAGTTGACGTAGAATTTATCTAA
- a CDS encoding [Fe-Fe] hydrogenase large subunit C-terminal domain-containing protein, which produces MENQLYTIDKHKCVTCYACIRACPVKAIEVGQNNENLQIIKERCIGCGLCEEACPVDAISYRKSIEECFALINSGGLVAALCEPSISAEFPDITDYRKFSQMLRAVGFTNVYEVSFGVDLVAKEYNSLLKEFRGKYFITSLCPSMVSLVEKYYPELVPNLAPIATPMVASAKVVKLIHSNKIKVVYIGPCVESKNEAKRYPGLVDAVITFRELREIFDDLNIKETTLEYSDFDAPFGAEGELYPIRTGFLEAANISQELLTGEITTVSESTNLISMLDSFERNIDNIKSHFNCFMCHGCLMGPGTTKGRNYQMRRSDVIKFARKRIQSLNRDEWHENLRKFKYISLKTSFSEDNQRIDYIPDNIAEDIYREINKDLKSPNLDCKACGFNSCKEMAIACYCGLSTPDICLLSNKKTIAKQRHMLKQEAEKYTKTREALIESEAQANQARIVAQEAQDSLYATIRKLPFGVVFVDKALKITYSNESFVELLGEDAMEINEVVPGLIGAQVKSLLPKDIYNQFHLVTHNPNESVNKDFKYKERLLNVQIFSMGKGNLVGGIFRDLMMPEIQKEEIIRRITEVIDKNLSIVQKIGFLLGEGAAESERMLNSIIKTFKQTPKEEDL; this is translated from the coding sequence ATGGAAAACCAACTCTATACTATAGATAAGCACAAGTGCGTGACATGCTATGCCTGCATTAGGGCATGCCCCGTAAAGGCAATTGAAGTTGGACAAAACAACGAAAACCTTCAAATCATAAAGGAGCGCTGCATTGGATGTGGGCTCTGCGAAGAAGCATGCCCGGTAGATGCCATCAGCTATAGGAAGTCTATTGAGGAATGCTTTGCGCTTATCAATTCGGGAGGGCTAGTAGCAGCACTTTGCGAGCCATCCATCTCGGCAGAGTTTCCTGACATTACCGACTATCGTAAGTTTTCGCAAATGCTTCGTGCCGTTGGTTTCACCAACGTTTACGAGGTTTCGTTTGGAGTTGACTTAGTTGCAAAAGAGTACAACAGCCTCCTAAAAGAGTTTAGGGGCAAATACTTTATAACCTCGTTATGCCCGTCGATGGTATCGCTGGTCGAAAAGTACTACCCCGAACTAGTTCCAAACCTTGCCCCTATAGCCACTCCCATGGTAGCCTCGGCTAAAGTGGTAAAGCTTATACACTCCAACAAAATCAAGGTTGTTTACATTGGTCCATGTGTAGAGAGCAAGAACGAAGCCAAGCGCTATCCTGGTCTAGTAGACGCTGTAATTACCTTTAGGGAGCTGCGCGAAATCTTCGACGACCTCAATATCAAAGAAACTACGCTGGAATACTCCGACTTTGACGCACCCTTTGGAGCAGAAGGAGAACTCTACCCCATTAGAACAGGCTTTTTGGAAGCCGCAAACATTTCGCAAGAGCTGCTTACCGGCGAAATAACAACCGTATCGGAAAGTACAAACCTCATTAGCATGCTCGACTCGTTTGAGCGAAACATTGACAATATAAAAAGCCATTTTAACTGCTTCATGTGCCATGGCTGCCTAATGGGCCCAGGTACAACTAAGGGGAGAAACTACCAAATGCGACGATCGGATGTAATTAAGTTTGCCCGAAAAAGAATCCAATCTCTAAACCGAGATGAATGGCACGAAAATCTAAGAAAGTTCAAGTACATATCCCTAAAAACATCATTTAGCGAAGACAACCAACGAATAGATTATATCCCCGACAACATCGCTGAAGACATATACCGCGAGATCAACAAGGACCTAAAAAGTCCCAATCTAGACTGTAAGGCTTGCGGATTCAACTCGTGCAAAGAGATGGCCATTGCCTGCTATTGCGGTCTATCAACGCCAGATATCTGTCTGCTAAGCAATAAAAAAACTATTGCTAAACAGCGTCACATGCTAAAGCAAGAAGCCGAAAAGTACACAAAAACAAGGGAAGCACTTATCGAATCGGAAGCACAAGCCAATCAAGCAAGAATAGTTGCCCAAGAAGCACAGGATAGCCTTTACGCAACCATTCGAAAGCTTCCTTTTGGGGTGGTATTTGTTGACAAGGCCTTAAAAATCACCTACTCAAACGAAAGTTTCGTAGAGCTACTAGGCGAAGATGCTATGGAAATAAACGAGGTTGTTCCTGGGCTGATTGGAGCACAGGTAAAATCGCTTCTACCGAAAGATATCTACAACCAGTTTCACCTTGTTACCCACAACCCCAACGAAAGCGTCAACAAAGACTTCAAGTACAAAGAGCGGTTACTCAACGTCCAAATTTTCAGCATGGGGAAAGGGAATCTTGTTGGTGGAATCTTTAGAGACCTAATGATGCCCGAAATACAAAAAGAAGAAATAATAAGACGCATAACAGAGGTAATCGACAAAAACCTTTCTATTGTTCAAAAGATAGGATTTCTGCTTGGCGAAGGTGCAGCGGAATCGGAACGCATGCTGAACTCCATAATCAAGACCTTTAAGCAAACACCCAAGGAGGAAGATCTTTAG
- the hydE gene encoding [FeFe] hydrogenase H-cluster radical SAM maturase HydE: protein MANIHDILAKQELEFNDLVALLAATGDDRKALFEAAARTKAEHVGNVVYLRGLIEFSNVCRKNCLYCGIRLDNKEVERYTLSDEQIIAAARFALENRYGSIVIQGGEITSPAFTLRIENLLNEIKALSDGKLGITLSLGEQSEDTYQRWFDAGAHRYLLRIESSTKSLYNRIHPNDENHVYEDRLEALRLLKKVGFQVGTGVMIGLPHQTLEDLARDLMFFKEIDIDMCGMGPYIEHHQTPLYAERESLMPLQDRFDLALKMVATLRVYMKDINIAAATALQAIDKIGREKAIKVGANIIMPNITPGVYRDSYKLYENKPCTDESAEECTGCLDARITLTGDEIGYDAWGDSQHFGKKQR from the coding sequence ATGGCAAACATACACGATATACTGGCTAAGCAGGAACTCGAGTTCAACGATCTTGTAGCGCTGCTCGCCGCTACGGGCGACGACCGTAAGGCGCTGTTCGAGGCTGCTGCCCGAACAAAGGCCGAGCACGTTGGCAACGTGGTTTACCTGAGGGGACTCATCGAGTTCTCGAACGTATGCCGTAAGAACTGCCTCTACTGCGGAATTAGGCTCGACAACAAGGAGGTTGAGCGCTACACGCTCTCCGACGAACAGATTATTGCCGCCGCTCGGTTTGCCCTCGAAAACCGATACGGATCGATTGTGATACAGGGAGGCGAAATCACCTCGCCCGCATTTACCCTACGAATCGAGAATCTTCTAAACGAGATTAAGGCGCTTTCGGACGGCAAGCTGGGCATCACCCTATCGCTGGGCGAGCAGAGCGAAGATACCTACCAGCGCTGGTTCGATGCCGGCGCGCACCGCTACCTGCTGCGCATCGAATCGTCAACAAAAAGCCTTTACAATAGGATACACCCCAACGACGAAAATCACGTTTACGAGGATAGGCTGGAGGCGCTGCGCCTGCTCAAAAAGGTGGGCTTCCAGGTGGGAACCGGGGTAATGATCGGCCTCCCCCACCAAACCCTCGAGGATTTGGCGCGCGACCTGATGTTCTTTAAGGAGATCGATATCGACATGTGCGGCATGGGGCCCTACATCGAGCATCATCAAACCCCGCTATACGCCGAGCGCGAAAGCCTGATGCCGCTTCAGGATCGGTTTGATCTTGCCCTTAAGATGGTTGCCACGCTACGCGTGTACATGAAGGACATTAACATTGCCGCAGCCACAGCGCTGCAGGCCATCGATAAGATTGGACGTGAGAAGGCCATCAAGGTAGGCGCCAACATCATTATGCCCAACATCACCCCGGGGGTGTACCGCGACAGCTACAAGCTGTACGAGAACAAGCCCTGCACCGACGAGTCAGCCGAGGAGTGCACCGGATGCCTAGATGCGCGCATCACCCTAACCGGCGATGAGATTGGCTACGATGCCTGGGGCGACTCGCAGCACTTCGGCAAGAAGCAGAGGTAG
- a CDS encoding TM1266 family iron-only hydrogenase system putative regulator, with protein MEKRIGAALIVVDDRRAVEQLNIIISKHSNIILGRQGLPLADRSISVISLVLEGTTDEIGAFTGPVGRLKGVAIKSIMLPATSTSNRSNF; from the coding sequence ATGGAGAAGAGAATTGGGGCAGCACTCATTGTTGTCGACGATCGTAGGGCTGTAGAGCAGCTCAATATCATTATTTCTAAGCATTCCAACATTATCTTGGGGCGTCAGGGGCTTCCCCTTGCCGACCGATCTATAAGCGTTATCTCGCTGGTGCTCGAGGGTACTACCGACGAGATTGGTGCCTTTACCGGGCCTGTGGGTAGGCTCAAAGGGGTAGCCATTAAGTCTATTATGCTTCCGGCTACGTCAACTTCGAACCGCAGTAATTTCTAA
- a CDS encoding putative LPS assembly protein LptD, translated as MSRTTLNSVRKLAFALVLLPSIYAASGITVEKPITYRASVGADTTSADTASKKKEEIDDPIYSNSEDSIAYNFKDKKMSLYGKAKVKYQKSQLDANFIELNTTNKVVFAKGTPDSTGRLAGKPVFTDNGETFNMETIFYNFNTKKAKITNIVTEQEEGYLHSSITKKMPDNSINIASGKFTTCEHEHPHYYLNVSKAKVIPNNRIVVGPSNLVIEDVPLPLFIPFGFFPNTKGRASGVLLPTYGEERTRGFYIGDGGYYFGINDLWDLELRGSIYTLGSWQASATTRYNKRYHYSGSFKFQVMHNVIGDKGSTDYFKSNDYTFNWSHTQDPKAHPGTTLSASVNFSTSGARYFTYQSPKQNLSTSASSSISYAKSWTDKPFNLSVGLTHSQNNTDSVYTFGLPTLSFNVNRIQPFLRKKNTDGKVRWYERFGLSYSGELNNQLTIKERDLFDGNFKNKFKNGIRHSVPLSYNFNLFNYLNFSPSASYNERWYFSTIQKRWNNSAKRLEIDTVKGFKRAYDYNFGVGTSTTLYGMFTFKKGKAIQAIRHKITPSISYSYTPDFANPKYGFFKSVQTDTLGHTQRYSIFEQGIYGGPSAGNSSALSFSLGNNLEMKVRSKKDTLTGYRKIKILENLSFSGSYNFLADSMKLSNISFNGNTQLFEKLSVSFGGTFSPYAIAPNGQITKEYLYHKDKKLARLTNFSFTLDWSLSGAESNNVNTANASQNPIVSQRSIEAGMPAYIPYANFNVPWDIRFGYTFNYSKPGKLSTTSQILNTSGNIRITPKWAINASSGYDFTMKNVSFTQIGITRDLHCWTMSFSWIPIGQFQSWNFSINVTKGALRDALKYKKNESYIDRQYGY; from the coding sequence TTGAGCAGGACGACCTTAAACTCTGTTAGAAAATTAGCATTTGCGCTAGTACTTCTGCCTTCAATTTATGCCGCGAGTGGCATAACGGTAGAGAAGCCCATAACTTACAGGGCTTCAGTTGGCGCTGATACTACTTCGGCTGACACCGCTAGTAAAAAAAAGGAAGAAATTGATGATCCAATATACTCAAATAGCGAAGACTCTATTGCGTATAACTTCAAGGATAAGAAAATGAGCCTTTATGGAAAGGCTAAGGTGAAGTACCAAAAATCGCAACTTGATGCAAATTTCATAGAACTTAACACCACCAATAAGGTTGTTTTTGCCAAAGGAACACCCGACAGTACTGGACGATTAGCAGGAAAACCCGTCTTTACAGATAATGGTGAAACCTTTAACATGGAAACCATATTCTACAACTTCAACACGAAGAAGGCAAAAATCACCAATATTGTTACAGAACAGGAAGAAGGATACTTGCACAGTTCTATCACCAAGAAGATGCCCGACAACAGCATCAACATAGCAAGCGGCAAGTTTACCACCTGCGAGCACGAGCATCCGCACTACTACCTTAACGTATCGAAAGCAAAGGTTATACCTAATAACCGAATTGTTGTTGGACCATCGAACCTTGTGATTGAAGACGTACCTCTTCCGCTATTTATCCCTTTTGGCTTCTTTCCAAACACCAAAGGAAGAGCTTCTGGCGTGCTACTCCCAACCTATGGGGAAGAGCGCACTCGAGGTTTTTACATCGGTGACGGAGGATACTACTTTGGAATTAACGACTTATGGGATCTAGAACTCCGAGGTTCAATATACACGCTGGGTTCTTGGCAAGCCAGCGCAACTACACGCTATAATAAAAGGTATCATTACTCTGGATCTTTTAAGTTTCAAGTAATGCACAACGTTATTGGGGATAAGGGTTCTACAGACTACTTTAAGAGCAACGACTATACCTTTAACTGGTCTCACACACAAGACCCTAAAGCTCATCCAGGAACAACCCTTTCGGCTTCGGTAAACTTTAGCACTTCGGGAGCACGCTACTTTACCTACCAAAGTCCTAAGCAAAATCTTTCGACATCGGCAAGCTCGAGCATCTCTTACGCTAAATCTTGGACCGACAAGCCGTTCAACCTTTCGGTTGGTCTTACTCACTCACAGAATAATACGGATAGCGTTTATACCTTTGGATTACCAACTCTATCGTTTAACGTAAATCGCATTCAACCATTCCTGCGTAAGAAGAATACCGATGGTAAGGTTAGATGGTACGAGAGATTTGGTCTTTCGTATTCGGGAGAACTTAACAACCAGCTTACCATTAAAGAGCGCGACCTTTTTGATGGCAACTTTAAGAACAAGTTCAAGAACGGGATCAGACATTCGGTTCCCCTTTCGTATAACTTTAACCTGTTTAACTACCTCAATTTTTCGCCTAGCGCCAGCTACAACGAGCGCTGGTATTTTAGCACCATCCAAAAGAGATGGAACAACAGCGCCAAAAGGTTAGAGATTGACACCGTTAAAGGTTTCAAACGAGCCTACGACTATAACTTTGGTGTTGGAACTTCAACTACCCTGTACGGAATGTTTACCTTTAAGAAGGGAAAGGCGATACAAGCAATCCGACATAAGATAACGCCCTCTATTAGCTACTCGTACACTCCAGACTTTGCAAATCCAAAATATGGATTCTTTAAATCTGTTCAGACAGATACGCTTGGCCACACCCAACGTTACTCGATCTTTGAACAAGGTATATACGGAGGCCCTTCGGCAGGAAACTCCAGCGCCCTTAGCTTCTCGCTTGGCAACAACCTCGAGATGAAGGTTCGCTCGAAAAAGGATACCCTAACCGGATACCGTAAGATAAAGATACTCGAGAACCTCTCGTTCTCGGGGTCGTACAACTTCTTGGCCGACTCGATGAAGCTCTCGAACATCAGCTTTAACGGCAACACACAGCTTTTCGAAAAGCTTTCGGTATCGTTTGGAGGAACATTTTCGCCCTACGCCATTGCTCCTAACGGGCAAATCACCAAAGAGTACCTTTACCATAAGGATAAAAAGCTGGCAAGGTTAACCAACTTCTCGTTTACGCTCGATTGGTCGCTTTCGGGAGCCGAATCGAACAACGTGAACACCGCGAATGCCAGCCAAAACCCAATAGTCAGCCAACGAAGCATCGAGGCTGGAATGCCGGCATACATCCCTTACGCCAACTTTAACGTACCTTGGGATATTCGATTTGGCTACACGTTTAACTACTCGAAGCCGGGAAAGTTATCTACAACCAGCCAGATCTTAAACACATCGGGCAACATCCGCATTACGCCCAAATGGGCTATTAACGCCAGCTCGGGCTACGACTTCACCATGAAGAACGTTTCGTTCACCCAAATAGGAATAACCCGAGATCTACACTGCTGGACCATGAGCTTTAGCTGGATTCCAATTGGACAATTCCAAAGCTGGAACTTCTCCATTAACGTTACCAAAGGAGCGCTCCGCGATGCCCTTAAGTACAAGAAGAACGAGAGCTACATCGATAGACAGTACGGTTACTAA